From the genome of Desulfuromonas sp., one region includes:
- a CDS encoding NADH-quinone oxidoreductase subunit H, translating to PLLPPVIWFLIKVLAVSFVFIWIRGTMPRFRYDQLMHFGWKILMPLALLNVIITGGIMVWLNGG from the coding sequence CCGTTGTTGCCGCCGGTCATCTGGTTTTTGATCAAGGTTCTTGCTGTCTCATTTGTCTTTATCTGGATCCGGGGGACAATGCCCCGTTTCCGTTATGATCAGCTGATGCATTTCGGCTGGAAGATCCTGATGCCGCTGGCTCTGCTCAATGTTATTATTACCGGCGGTATCATGGTCTGGCTCAATGGAGGTTGA
- a CDS encoding NADH-quinone oxidoreductase subunit NuoI, with amino-acid sequence MVARNLWRDIRGTLEPFWVTLRYLFKKPATIQYPEEKRTPFPRYRARIVLTRDPDGAERCVACYLCSAACPVDCISMQATGDENGRRYAAWFRINFSRCIFCGLCAEACPTLAIQMSADYEICNRDPLKLVYEKEDLLIADGGKDSEYNFYRHSGIGVVNRRGGNDDENEPEDVKSLLP; translated from the coding sequence ATGGTGGCGAGAAATCTCTGGCGTGACATAAGGGGGACCCTGGAGCCGTTTTGGGTAACCTTGCGCTATCTCTTCAAAAAGCCGGCTACGATCCAGTATCCGGAAGAGAAGCGGACACCATTTCCGCGCTACCGGGCCCGCATCGTTCTGACCCGGGATCCGGACGGGGCCGAGCGTTGCGTCGCCTGCTACCTCTGTTCGGCGGCCTGCCCGGTTGATTGTATTTCGATGCAGGCAACCGGGGATGAAAACGGTCGTCGCTATGCCGCCTGGTTCCGGATCAACTTCTCCCGCTGTATTTTCTGCGGACTCTGTGCCGAAGCCTGCCCGACCCTGGCGATCCAGATGAGTGCCGATTACGAAATCTGCAACCGTGATCCGCTCAAGCTGGTTTACGAGAAAGAAGATTTGCTGATCGCCGACGGCGGCAAGGACAGCGAATACAATTTTTATCGGCATAGTGGTATCGGCGTCGTCAACCGACGTGGCGGAAATGACGATGAAAACGAACCGGAGGATGTGAAAAGTTTATTGCCTTGA
- a CDS encoding NADH-quinone oxidoreductase subunit J — protein MATVLFYILSAVALLATLGCVTRRNPVHAVIFLVNAFFALAMIFYLLGAPLVAAWEVIIYAGAIMVLFMFIIMMLELAPSEETPGIDWAVLIPVVLLSLVLLGTTFAIISFDPGSSDGIPSYYASPRTFGYTLFKEYALAVEVVSFQLLFAAVGAFYVGRAGKRSWRWTWKR, from the coding sequence ATGGCTACTGTTCTGTTCTACATACTGAGCGCTGTTGCCCTGCTCGCAACCCTCGGCTGCGTGACCCGGCGCAACCCGGTGCACGCCGTGATTTTCCTGGTTAATGCCTTCTTTGCGCTGGCAATGATTTTTTACCTGCTCGGTGCCCCGCTGGTTGCCGCCTGGGAGGTCATCATCTATGCCGGGGCGATCATGGTGCTGTTCATGTTTATTATCATGATGCTTGAGCTGGCGCCTTCGGAGGAGACACCGGGCATCGACTGGGCCGTTCTGATCCCGGTTGTTCTGCTTTCGCTTGTTCTGCTCGGGACGACCTTCGCGATTATATCGTTTGATCCGGGGAGTAGCGACGGCATACCGAGTTATTATGCCTCGCCGAGAACCTTCGGTTATACCCTGTTCAAGGAGTATGCCCTGGCCGTTGAAGTGGTCTCCTTCCAGTTGCTTTTTGCCGCGGTCGGAGCTTTCTATGTCGGTCGGGCCGGCAAGCGGAGTTGGAGGTGGACGTGGAAACGATGA
- a CDS encoding NADH-quinone oxidoreductase subunit NuoK encodes MIVPISHVLMVASALFLMGLGCTLARRNLIMILIGIEIMLNAVGLVLVGASALWQQVDGQIFVIFLMAMTAAEVGISLAMVVYLRRRKGTINANAFDGMKG; translated from the coding sequence ATGATCGTTCCAATCTCCCATGTTCTGATGGTCGCTTCAGCGCTGTTCCTGATGGGGCTCGGCTGTACGCTGGCCCGCCGCAACCTGATCATGATCCTGATCGGCATTGAGATCATGCTGAATGCGGTCGGGCTGGTTCTGGTTGGCGCCTCGGCTCTCTGGCAGCAGGTTGACGGCCAGATATTTGTTATTTTCCTGATGGCGATGACCGCCGCTGAAGTCGGGATTTCCCTGGCGATGGTTGTTTACCTGCGACGGCGCAAGGGGACGATCAATGCCAATGCTTTTGACGGGATGAAGGGATGA